From Nematostella vectensis chromosome 14, jaNemVect1.1, whole genome shotgun sequence, a single genomic window includes:
- the LOC125559781 gene encoding uncharacterized protein K02A2.6-like: MAESGEMYHRAPGPLVLDANASENWRKFLMQFGIYLVAKGKDDKGDKLKVNLLLNCAGPSAIEEYSHFVYTAGESNESYGDVCRKFHELCRGAKNVIYERLLFNLRNQKEGERIDNFVSELKRLSLNCDFGALRDSLIRDRIVGGVTSDELRGELLKKPDLTLQTAHDYCRTYEATELQKYKFVPQTVVPSKTVSVQPVQVKKEQPSCKFCGYRHSFAHPTRCPAFKRNCKICSKTGHFAKMCKNKQKKDPEVHVVEQEYDSSDSNETHTYFGSIEVGSVLQNQQPKKSLIKVMIAGKEVKLKADTGAEATVIPYNLYKSITNKPLKRLHQLLKGWLATKPIYPKGCVRLPTQYKDRKIDLLYLVVDGEFTPLLSCEACPDLEVLQFMDLTLLDSPSAQTSNIDLSREQSKSTTTLTSDPVLKDYLDCFSNKPGMLPNKVHLEVDSAVTPVIHAPRKIPVSMLDPTQQKLREMEEDGIIVKEEEHTPWVSSMLVIDKRKGKEKKSPPTKDNIRICIDPRDLNRALKRPHYPMATVEQVANKLTGAEIFSTLDACSGFWQLPVDEESSKLLTFNTPWGRYRFLRLPFGISSAPEIYQREMDRLFAGVPVEIIVDDFLIHGGNQCELDDKMIAVLKRSREIGLKFNPRKAKLRVPEVSYVGHLFTADGLKPDPEKVRAINEMPAPTDKDGILRFLGTVNYLDKFIEHKADLQGPIVLIRR; the protein is encoded by the coding sequence ATGGCCGAAAGTGGGGAAATGTATCATCGAGCTCCGGGACCTTTGGTGTTGGATGCGAATGCATCAGAAAATTGGAGAAAGTTCCTAATGCAGTTCGGAATTTACTTGGTTGCAAAAGGAAAGGACGACAAGGGAGATAAGTTAAAAGTTAATTTGTTACTTAACTGTGCTGGACCGAGTGCAATTGAAGAGTATAGCCACTTTGTGTATACTGCAGGCGAGAGTAATGAATCTTATGGTGATGTGTGCCGAAAGTTCCATGAACTTTGTCGAGGAGCTAAGAATGTCATTTATGAGCGACTGCTCTTCAATCTTAGAAACCAAAAGGAGGGTGAACGAATTGACAACTTTGTTAGTGAGCTGAAACGGCTTTCATTAAACTGTGACTTTGGAGCACTTAGAGATTCATTGATACGAGACCGTATTGTGGGGGGAGTAACCAGCGATGAATTGCGAGGGGAGTTGTTGAAAAAGCCAGACCTTACCCTACAAACCGCGCATGATTACTGCAGAACTTATGAGGCGACTGAGCTGCAGAAGTATAAGTTTGTTCCACAGACAGTAGTCCCAAGTAAAACAGTGTCTGTGCAACCAGTCCAAGTTAAGAAAGAACAGCCGTCTTGTAAGTTCTGTGGATATCGCCATTCATTTGCACACCCAACACGATGCCCAGCTTTTAAAAGGAATTGCAAGATTTGTAGCAAAACAGGCCATTTTGCAAAGATgtgtaaaaacaaacagaaaaaagatcCAGAAGTGCATGTGGTGGAACAGGAGTATGACTCAAGTGACAGCAACGAAACCCACACATACTTTGGATCCATTGAAGTCGGAAGCGTGTTACAGAACCAGCAACCCAAAAAGAGCCTGATAAAAGTCATGATAGCAGGAAAAGAGGTCAAACTGAAAGCAGACACGGGTGCGGAGGCTACTGTCATCCCCTACAACTTGTACAAGAGCATCACCAACAAGCCGTTGAAACGTTTACACCAGCTTTTGAAGGGCTGGCTTGCGACTAAGCCCATCTACCCTAAAGGATGTGTCCGCCTTCCAACACAGTACAAAGATCGAAAGATAGATCTGTTATATCTTGTAGTTGATGGAGAGTTCACCCCACTACTAAGTTGTGAGGCTTGCCCTGATCTTGAAGTCCTACAGTTCATGGATCTCACATTGCTAGATTCACCATCAGCACAAACATCAAACATCGACTTGTCCAGAGAACAAAGCAAAAGTACCACAACCCTCACAAGTGACCCTGTTCTGAAAGATTACCTTGATTGCTTCAGTAACAAACCAGGAATGTTACCCAACAAAGTACACCTAGAGGTAGACTCTGCAGTAACTCCAGTTATACACGCACCCAGAAAGATCCCAGTATCCATGTTAGACCCAACTCAACAGAAGCTGAGAGAGATGGAAGAAGATGGGATCATTGTTAAAGAAGAAGAACATACCCCTTGGGTCTCTTCGATGTTAGTAATCGATAAAcgaaaaggcaaagaaaagaaaagcccACCAACCAAAGACAACATCAGAATATGTATAGACCCACGTGACCTCAATAGAGCCCTCAAGAGACCCCATTATCCGATGGCCACAGTGGAACAGGTTGCCAACAAACTCACCGGTGCTGAAATATTCTCAACGTTGGATGCATGCAGCGGTTTTTGGCAACTACCAGTAGACGAAGAAAGCTCGAAGCTCCTGACTTTCAATACCCCCTGGGGTCGATACAGATTCCTGCGGCTCCCATTCGGCATAAGTTCCGCGCCCGAGATTTACCAACGAGAGATGGACCGACTCTTCGCAGGAGTACCAGTAGAAATAATCGTTGACGACTTTTTGATACATGGTGGAAATCAATGTGAGCTAGAtgacaagatgattgcagTATTGAAGAGGAGCCGTGAGATAGGTCTAAAGTTCAATCCACGTAAAGCCAAACTTCGAGTTCCTGAAGTCAGCTACGTTGGACACCTATTTACTGCAGACGGTTTAAAGCCTGATCCTGAAAAGGTAAGAGCTATCAACGAGATGCCTGCCCCGACCGATAAAGATGGCATACTACGTTTCCTAGGAACTGTAAACTATCTGGATAAATTTATTGAACATAAAGCTGATCTCCAGGGCCCGATCGTACTTATTAGGAGATGA
- the LOC125559956 gene encoding uncharacterized protein LOC125559956: protein MCSVTFELGNMGKQALISHAKGKKHLRRVAPSTQQVSLNSFVTVQKQESEQNSSAAERTMTVPPPPVDLSQVASSSDSSKGTIKKYVTKDETLKAEVLWAIKVLMSHYSCNSSAGTDKLFSNMFPDSVIAKQFQCGATKCSYLICFGIAPFFHDELMKRLQEQGTMYVISFDESLNKVIQKEQMDLIVRFWDVQKNKVVSRYIDSQFLGHTRAADLLQSFKLGLQKLNPANLVQVSMDGPNVNWKFLEDLLEDREQTDPDLPKLINIGACGLHVVHGAFKYGATATGWRLDKLLRSLWYTFSDSPAKREDYEAISGSSMWPLRFCGTRWLEDLPVAERAVAIWPNIKKYVDEVSKLPKSKIPTSQSFKNLQAFVQDPLIVAKLEFFISIARILGPFLKKFQTDQPMVPFLTQDVQTILEAILSKFVKKSVLQEATTCAKLANIDVSKSDNLLPPRKVDVGFAAKMSVHKMESTKQATPLQILEFQNNCLEFLKQLSSKVMDRSPLKYKMARNLVSLNPIYMASNPEAATTRFSNVLQQLISHKMKSTHCCDIALQQYKAFLADVERYSKEDFKSYQSSDKALDVFLAEYFHQKPQYADLWQTVKMLLILSHGQSCVERIL, encoded by the coding sequence ATGTGCTCTGTTACATTTGAGCTTGGAAATATGGGAAAACAAGCACTGATAAGTCATGCTAAaggcaaaaaacatcttaggAGAGTTGCTCCATCGACACAACAAGTTTCTTTGAACTCTTTTGTCACTGTGCAAAAGCAAGAATCCGAACAAAATTCTTCAGCAGCAGAAAGGACAATGACTGTACCACCTCCTCCCGTCGATCTTTCTCAAGTTGCCAGTTCATCTGATTCATCTAAAGGCACAATTAAAAAGTATGTTACCAAAGATGAAACTCTAAAAGCAGAGGTGCTGTGGGCTATAAAAGTCCTCATGTCTCACTATTCCTGTAATAGTAGTGCAGGCACTGACAAGCTATTTTCCAATATGTTTCCAGACAGTGTAATTGCCAAACAGTTCCAATGTGGAGCAACAAAGTGTTCATACTTGATTTGTTTTGGCATTGCCCCATTTTTTCATGATGAATTAATGAAAAGACTTCAAGAGCAAGGAACAATGTATGTTATCTCATTTGATGAATCGCTGAATAAAGTGATCCAGAAAGAACAGATGGATTTGATTGTGCGCTTTTGGGATGTTCAGAAGAATAAAGTTGTATCAAGATACATTGATTCCCAGTTTCTTGGTCACACAAGAGCTGCAGATTTACTTCAAAGTTTCAAGCTAGGTCTACAAAAGCTGAATCCTGCAAACCTTGTGCAGGTATCGATGGATGGTCCTAATGTTAACTGGAAATTTCTTGAAGACCTATTAGAAGATAGAGAACAAACTGATCCAGATCTTCCAAAGCTCATTAATATTGGTGCCTGTGGGTTACATGTGGTACATGGGGCTTTTAAATATGGAGCTACAGCCACAGGCTGGCGTCTTGATAAACTTCTGAGGTCTCTCTGGTACACTTTTTCAGACTCACCAGCAAAAAGAGAAGATTATGAAGCCATTTCTGGAAGTTCCATGTGGCCACTACGGTTTTGTGGAACAAGGTGGCTGGAAGATTTGCCAGTGGCAGAACGAGCAGTGGCTATCTGGCCAAATATCAAGAAATATGTTGACGAGGTGTCAAAGCTACCAAAGAGCAAAATTCCTACAAGCCAATCTTTCAAAAATCTACAGGCATTTGTACAAGATCCACTCATTGTTGCCAAACTTGAGTTCTTTATTAGTATCGCACGCATTCTTGGGCCTTTTTTGAAGAAATTCCAAACCGATCAGCCCATGGTCCCCTTTCTTACACAAGATGTACAAACCATACTTGAAGCAATCCTTTCCAAGTTTGTTAAGAAGTCTGTGCTTCAAGAGGCAACAACATGTGCTAAGCTTGCTAACATTGATGTTAGCAAGTCTGATAATCTTCTACCACCAAGGAAGGTAGATGTAGGTTTTGCTGCGAAGATGTCAGTGCATAAGATGGAAAGTACTAAGCAAGCCACACCTCTACAAATCCTGGAATTCCAGAATAATTGCCTTGAATTTCTGAAACAATTATCTAGCAAGGTAATGGACAGATCTCCTCTAAAGTACAAGATGGCTAGGAATCTGGTGTCTTTAAATCCTATTTACATGGCATCAAACCCTGAAGCAGCAACAACCAGATTCTCCAATGTCCTTCAGCAACTGATATCGCATAAAATGAAATCTACCCATTGTTGTGATATTGCTCTACAGCAGTACAAGGCATTCCTTGCTGATGTGGAGAGATACAGTAAGGAGGACTTCAAGTCCTACCAGTCATCAGACAAAGCACTTGATGTCTTCCTAGCAGAGTACTTTCACCAGAAACCACAGTATGCAGACCTTTGGCAAACAGTAAAGATGCTGCTTATCTTGTCCCATGGTCAATCCTGTGTTGAAAGGATTCTCTGA